The genomic stretch GCATAAACTCTAAACGCCTCCGGTGCTAATTAAGACCAGACAGACATGGGAAAGAAATCCTAAAGAAGCCTGTATAGTTCCATGAGGAGCGGCCTGCTAAAGAAGCAAAACTTATTTTGGGAACAGATACCACTTAGGAGGTAGTTAAAAAACATTCTGGAAAACCTCACACCCTCCCAGCTGAAGTCTTTTCAGGACATGGAACTGCTAATGGCTCTAGTGACCTCCCACAACTCTTAGGTGTTGAAAGTAGCACTTAGAAAGTACCCGGTCAACATACACATTCCTCCCATCAGGAAGTAAGCTATTCTTAAGGTGAATCTTACAATGGAGAGATTTCCAGCCTCACAGCTAGAAAAAACACTTCAAGGTTAACATGCCTGCTGCTAGGGGAAATGGCTCCCTTTACATGAAATTTGCAGTATGCATATGAACTGCCTTGgcaaaaatcagcatttaaaagCAACAGGATCTTAAAAGCTAGTTAATGCACACTTTCAGATGTAGCAGCTGGTTTTGATTATTTCTGTGAATGTGGTGCTTCCTGTATGAGAagacaacaggaaagaaataattgctAAACTAAAATCCACTAAGTTGACTGTACTATTTAATTATAAGCTACTAACTATAACAGCAGTTTCAATCACTGAACTCTTTGCAAGATGGTATCCACCTTGCCTTCTAGTACTTAAACAAATCTTGACACCAACTGCTGCTGGCAAAATAAATGAACAAGACTGTTCTCATTTTTAACCTGATGACTAACAGGCCCTCCGCCGTTTCATTCCATATCCATGCTTCCACTGAGATAGTCAGGTCACTTATTGACCCGATGGATTCAAGGACAACCCCAAGATGTCTCTCTCCTAACACATGAGGATATATCCTATATCCTCTTCTATTTCAAAAGCACCTAActgcaaaaaggctttttctAGAAGAGTCCGAAGGAGTTACTCACCAGAAGTTTCAACACCGCCATCTCCTCCCtagaagagagagaaacacattATATCTCACGCTTCACAATATATCTTCCCCCTCCAGAGAGGGCTCTCAGTACTCCATGTTACGACCAGGGTGGTCGGGCACGCTGCTCTGTCTAGCAACACTTCCCAAGTGACAGACCCCATGAAACACTTTTAGACCAGTAACATGCTCTTCGGACAGATATCGGAGTGGCACTGTGGGTTCTGCATACCTATTTCTGCAGATTAATACCATGGGTTTGTAAGCACCAATTCTTACAGAGTgactaatttaatttcattagctGTTTATTTACCTAACATCCTTTTAAAAGTTTAAACAGATACTACTGAAGAAATCCTGATGACCTGTAACATGTGGCATACTTGTTATTCCCACACCATGAAGGATGTGGGTGAGCAAGAGCACTTTATTGTAAACAGCATCCTCCACGAGGCAGCACCGACAGTAACCAGAACATCGGAACTGCCGAGGACCAGCGACAAGACAGTTACACTGTGAGCAACTAGCAATAGTTCAGTGTCCCCTGCTTTCTGCTAAGCGACTCTTTCCAACTTTTATCTGTTAGCAAGGCCAAGAGCTTTTGTTCTATCCGGGATACTTAACTGCATTTGTGAAATACAGATGAGATTTTTTTGCAATGTTACTGATAAAAGTTTCCTTCATTACATAAACAGCAAAACATTCTTTTCATACTCAATCTGTTCACAGGCTGCAACTTGATACAAAGATAGAGAAAGtcttccagcagcagccaaggctCCTGAACTACATGCGCTTTCATCAACTTTCATAGATTTAATATTGCTAATTACATAGCGAAACTGCAGTCATCAGGATATAAATGCACAGGAACTCATGCAAATGTATTGCCATAAGTCCCAGACTGGGCTACAGTACATGAGCTCCAGCTTCTGCTGTCTGTGGCTGTAACTACTGCATAAAATTAAAGTATTCCGCATTGGAAGAATCTGTTTGCAAAGCTGAGAACCACAGTATTTAATACAATTAAGTAGAAAATAGAATTAGACtaaacagtttatttttgttttccgtGGTAGCAGCTATAAATTTAATCTCACTTCTGTTTGCTAAATTGGAACAAGACATTTTCTGCAACAAAGAACAATTTCATGGCTCAAAGCGCCTATTAATAACAAAAATGGGTTAAAGTGATGAATTATggcaattataaaaataaaacttaagagTTTATAACCCATGAGGGAAAAGGTATCTCCCATAGCATTTGAGATCAACAATTTACCTACCCAGTCCTCTGCAGAAAACCTAAAGCTGGAGAGCTTTAAACAACaaggtctctttttttccccctctagaaTTTGTTTATGCAAGTGCAGTCTACCCTAGGTTCCTGAATTTTCCTAAATTCAGAGGAACTGTTACTCTTCATCCTGTTTTCCCCTTTAAATGTAATCACTCAGCAAGCAAAACCCATGTTAACGCTGCACATCATGCTCCATATTGCCACCAAGCAGGCAGGTAACATAAAAAGTGATGGTATTATTAAAGTcagtaactgaaataaaacaagcGTTCATGCTACTGAGTACTTGTTGGAATGTGAAACCAAGTCCTTTGTCGGTCAAAAGATCCACACAGAGTTTGTTGTAGGTAACTATTGTTTGTTAAATCTATCAAAACACACAACTACACATGGCTGAAGCTGGATTTCACACCACTTTGTTACTGTCTCATCCATAAGAGTTAAGAGCTCTAGAAAGTAGTCCTTTTAGAAAAACCCAGCCCTTCATCAAAACACTGTAAGACTATCACCTGTAAAAGAGAACCTTCAGGAAAAGAACAGATTCGAATCCTACAATGCTTCCAACTGTGTGAACATCAGTGATAAAGTTATCACACACAGAGCATGAATTGTCCCATTATCAGGCTCTTCAGTAGTTAACGGACTGACCTTAGGATCTACAAAGTCTCCGCAGTTTGCATCAGTTGAGTTTCTTCTTTGTGGTCCAGATGATTCACAGTGTTCTCTGATTTCACCTGGCTTAGTCCCTACAAGCAGAGATTGATTCTAATCAGTTTGCAAGACAAACCTACTGGGAAAACCGATCATAAACAGTCAGGGTTTGGGGGAGTTTGGCCGTTTGGCGTgttgtttgtatgttttttaaatgaaagctttttttaaatgaaagcttacAACAGCATCTCATGCCGTTGAGGGTGCCATTTAAACAGATGGAAACTAGGGTTCCCAAGACCTGGGATACTGGAAGTGCTCTGCTGAAATGGAAGCTTTATCCCAGCTGCGAGTACAACACAAAGCTAAACTTCCTCTGATTAAGCACGACCAATTAGTGCTACTCCAAATACTAAGACACGAGTTCATCTTACTGTGACTTGATTAACTTGGAGAAACTGCATTCAAAATACAATTCTCTGCTTGCAACATCTATGCCCaagacttcataaaaaaaaacccctctggaAGCAATCTGAAATGAGAAATAAGAAACCCCATGCAAGCAGACATCATCTATAGCGCTACACTACCAAGTAGGAAGTGAATTCTGGTTTCCACACTGAACCACCGGCAGCTTCAGCTGATACAAAAAATGAATTAACGCACGTCAGGAGATCTGGAAACAAAGCACTACATTCTTACCCGATGATTTAGCCCAGGAAGGTGGGTTTTCTTCAGGAGTTCCAAAGATGCTGGATGCCATTTTGTTCCTTCGCACGGGTTGTTCTTTTGGTTCgtcaaaacccaaggaaaagtTGGATCCACCACCAGGAGGACGCAGCACTCTGGAGAGAGAGTCAGCTTTACAACCTTGCCTGTACCACTACCATTACTAAGCTGCACTCCAACATATAAAACAAGACAATAAGCCAAGAGATAATCATTGGCTCTTGTAATGGCCAGTCATTCAGGCTAAATTCTGTCCAAACAGAAAGCAAACGAGATGACTGTATTACGCTTTTAATGCATGACGCAGACCCATCGTGTCTTCGGTGCATGATGTGAACTATAAAGGCAAGCTGCCTGCCAGCATTCAACCCAGGCACCATATCTCCACTACTCTTCTCTTTAGCGacacttacaaaaataaaatgctcctGTATGCTACTTGTGCCCTTGCTGCACTCAGCGTCAGTAAAAGCTGCTGCTACCAGTCTTCAGTCTGAGccaattaaagattaaaaaaacccatgtggGCATACTGAATTCCAGCTTTTTAAAGAGAACCCTGCGAAGGCTAACATTAATCTTCAAACCGTCAGCACAGCAAAGACTAAAGTTTGGCATATGAGCCAAAAGTACTGGCTGCATCACTGATGACTCGGGGCTGCAGCCTTTATCTAGATTTGTTCCATCGGAAAAACCCTCAAGTCTGCAGCACAGTACTGGACTGGACTTAAAAGGTGCAATTAAATAGTTTTAAGTTAGACTATTATTAGAAGACACACGTGTACAAAGCTCCAGATATATAACCTAAATCTAACAATCTTCTATTAGACAGACACAAAAGAAGCCTGTCTGGTACTTCATGAGCTGTATTGTGGTCTGCTTTCCACTTGCAcaaattaacaacaacaaaataaatcttgACTTGTAAATTTCTTCAGATCTTATTTTCTAAATCATGAGATCTTTTCAAGGCTGATGTGTTAACTGGAGAAGCTAGAGAAAAGCCAGGAGAACAAAAATGTATGAGGCCATATGAGAACTGTCACAACCCCCAGAGAGATGTGAATACACCAACAGAACTGGGCTTTCAAGGCATCCAGTGCTCTGAAAGGAAGACCAGAACAAGCTAGAAAAGTGCACACTTCATCTTCTTTTCAAATAGTTTATTGAATTAAAGTTCAAACTTTGCAACAGAGAACAGCACACAGCTTGTTAAGGCACCAAACCTAGGAATTCACCACAAAGAACACCTCTGATTTTACATCTCATCACCATCAGTAATAGCATTCAGGTCTTTTGAGACTTTGTGCCTATTACATTCCGGATGCCACACAAAAACGCTTCTCCAGCCTACAGAGCCCAAACACCACAACGGAAGGAAAAATTCACAAAGGTGTTTGGCATGGATAGTTAGTGTTACTTAACTAGCAAACTACTTTTCCTTACAAAACTCTCCTCCTAAGATCTAATTACTAATGCTCAGCTGCTAATGGGAGGATCCCGATAGATTGTATAATATGTTTTAAGAATCCAAGAACATTTTTACGACTTGCTTTGTCTCCTTTCTGAATTAAAGGGATATGGTCGTGAATCACTccattatctttctttttttttttttttttgaagaaacgGCCTTGTATAGGTTTATTTTCTTAGTTACATCTGTTGCACTTCCTAATTTgaagaacaggctgctcaaaggaGGGCTTGTTCCACatcttaggaaaaaaagccatcacTGAAACTGATAAAGAATGATGTCTCTTGCCAACCTCAGCTAGAGGTTGACAGATTTTATTAGAAGCCTCTCACAGTTTTGAGATGTTGTAACATACTTCATCAGAGCTACTATTTACCACGTCAAGCAATGAACCGCTCTTAAAATTGCGCCTGATCCCCAGTGATGCACACTGAAAATTCACCCGCAGCTTCATCCCGCAAACACTCTCGTGAAGGGCTGGgcttggctttttttgctttgttttaaaatgcacccCAAAAAGCGAAACGCAAACAGGATACATCCGCTTTGTCAGGCCAAAACCTTATAGAAAAAAAAGCCGCTAtggtttaggaagaaaaaaaaaaggggggggggggggggaagagaaaaaagacacGATCCTCTCTCCGAGCCAGCTGTTACTCCTGCAGAAACGTGGACGCCCGACGAAGCGCCGTGCACCTTTTCCAGACGTACCTGCCAAGTTTTCTTTGTTTCGAGACAGACTacggcttcccccccccccccccaacaaatgCCAGACGCAGCGCCCCAGCCCCCGTCCGCCCCCCGGGAGCCGGGCCGAGGGTCGGAgacgggggagggcgggggggagaaaaggctccccccgccccggagcaTGCTCCCTGCCAGCCGAGGGTCAaaccagcagcaggaaggagctCCTCGGCACGGCCACCCCGGGCGGGGCGAGGCGTCGGCCGAGGCAGCGGCGTGCGGGGCCCGGAGCCGCCGGCGGCAGCCGCGGAGCGCAGACAATGGAGCCCGCCCGGCCCCACCCAGCCCCCGCCAGGCCGAGGGACGGGGACGGtgcccgccgccgcggggaggggatggcggcggggtgaggtggggagcagggggtgcacGGTgccatccttcccccccccccgccgccgcccgcctccgcgCTGTGGCTGCGCGGCCGCGCAGGGAGTCGCCTCCCTTCTTTGTTCGGGAGAGGCAGGGACGCACACGCACACCCGGGCGGCCCGGGGTGGGTCTcgccatctcccacccctgcagctcccgcacaccctccccaggcagctgcggcagggcacggccccccccccaccccgccccaccaccacccccggcaGCGCGGCCGACGCACCCTGCTGCCCCCGGGTGGgtgcggccgccgccgcctcccaccGACCCGCCCGGGAAAGGCGAAGAGGAACAAGCCCCGGCCCGaccggcggccgcggcccccaCCCTCGTCACCCCCGGACCCGGCATCGCGTCCCGTCACCCCCCTCAgagccgcctcccccccccaccccgtgcccgaCCGGGCCCTGAGGCGAGGGGGGAGCGACGGCTCCGCTGCGAACGCActcagccccgccgccctcccggtCCGACGGCCCCCGAGCTCCCCCCCAGACCTGGAGCTGTTCCTGCCACTGGGGTCCATGCCcgaaaaggtggtggtggtggtcatgGCGGCAGGGACGGAGGAGACGGACGAAGGGGAAAGGGCTCCGTTGAGAGGCCAATGGGGAGTGACGGTCCCGGCAACGGCTCAccctcccccctgcctgccccgctgctgccggtGACAACTGCAGCCGCCGCCCGCACCGGCCGCTCACTTTATAGCAACCTTACGGCCCGCCCCTCAGCAGCCTTCCCATTGGATGATTCAAACGCAATCCCGAGCTCCTATTCGACCGCGCCCTGCCACTCTGCCCTTTGGCCCGCCTCACTGTCTATTCTGAGGCGCCCTGCTTCATCTGTAAAAGCTCATTGGCGAAGCAATACGTCTGCTCCACGGTGATTGGCTGtgcccgggcggcggcgcccTTTGTTGATGATTGGCGGGAGGCCCGCCGCTCATGTCAGGCGCGCTGTGATTGGCTTAGCCACGCGTGAGGCCAGACAAAAGTCGCGGTGGCCTTTccccggccgggggcggccgcgccGCGAGGAGAGTCCCGGCGAGGGGGTGGATACTCGCCCTCCACCGCCCTTCCACACACACCCCGccgtgtccccaaagccacctccGCGGCCATCACCTCAGCTACCAACCGGTCACCAACGCCCACTCCGCTTGGCCATCCCCGCCGAGACCCTCATCGCTGTGCTGGGAGGCGGCCTGACCCCCACCAGCCTTCAAGTTGCCTCAGAGGATGTCATGGTGGCACTCCAAAGCACATGGATGAACAACACTGAGGCCATCAAGGTGTGGGAGGTGTCCGTGCAAGGCAGCGTTAAGAGGCTGGAGAAACACCCAAGGGCCTGCGGGGagatgcagggctgctgcagcagggacgGCGTGAAACCCTGTCAACCTCAGGTGAACACACAATAATTTGCAGTTTCAGACAATTTTGGAGCAGCGGATCGTACCCCATAAAATAAGGACTCACCTAATTGTAATGGAATAAAGCCTAGCAACACTGCTCACCTGTGTCTTAACAGCAGGAGGCTGCAAGCTTTTGTGCCACGTGTCTTCCACCAAGTGCCAGCACAACACTCGTACAGCCCAGCATTTAAATTACCAGATGTCAGACATTGACCTGTCAAACCCACCTTTGATTTGGGAATTGGGAGCTTACTGAACTCCCTGCAGCTTTCAGACGTGCAGATGCTTCCTTGATCACCAGAACTTTTACTCAAAAATTAACGCATCAGGACCTCCCACtgcaaatgttattttaatcAGTACTTGCATGaagatggggcagggggaaagaaacACCCTATCTGTTCAATCCACCCCTCCCAGTTCACCCTAATAACATCCTTTAATACCCCCAAAACActtttctccagaaaatatttctttttggtcTGGAAAATGGAACGTTTGTTTCTGCTATTTCACTCTATGTCCAACATGAGGTCAAGTGTCTGAATTACCACCAGCCTTAATATTAACACAACTCAGAAAAGAGCTGAACTGCTAAAATTACACAAACAGGACCACggtattttatcttttctaatctataaaaaaaaaatcttattaaaaaaaaaagccccaaccattATTCAGGTCCCCAGGGAACTCTCTGTCACGTCACATCTTTAGATGTAGATTAAAGGGAAATTTTAAGTAACACGACACGGTTGTTTTAATTCTATTATCCCTTAGGCTTGGGCATTAAGAAGTCAAATGATACCTACTTGCGTAAAGGTAAGCATCTGCTCTCTCGGGaactttcaaaagtattttgtCATCTGAATGCTTTTTATTCAAACCCACAGGATTTGACTCTTAAATCTGTACCCCTGAGACATACGGAGccattttttaaatgcacaaTGAAGAAAAACCCGTTCCCTCTGACAAAGCTAGTTTTAAAATTCTAAAGCTTCAGTATTTCTAAGGGACCCCACTGCAGTCCAGACTGCAGGATGGTCTTTAAATAAAAGCTGCTCTGCTGATTATTTACCCATAACAAGATGAAAGGGTTTATGAAGATTGTTACAGAAACTGGGCTCGACCATCCTTCCCGGAACGATGATGTTTGACCAAAACAATTCTCAGCAGCTGTCTGAGAAACTCTAGATACCAAACAATCCCACCTGTTGTTGAAATTCATCCGGCAACGAATGCAAAAAGCATCTGGAAGTCTGAACAAGACTGCAGGAAATGCAAGGGTTAGGCAAGGAGAGATACCATTGGTTTGAGAAATGCCTCAGCTTCGTCATCCTCCCGTGACCAAGGGTTTCTTCTTCACACCAGTCTCTGAAACTTGTAGCAGTCACAAAGTGCTTGCTTTCTTTATTCCAAGCATATCGTACAAAAAAGACGTTTTGACTCAAtctgtcttctcttcttcctccaatTAATTCACAGCTGAAGATAAGAAGTAAGCATCAGCTAATAAATAATCCTTGTTACAGCTGGATTTGCAGCTGGTCAAAGGCTTTCACATATGAAAGGATGCAGGGTGGAAGTTCAGTGGAAGACTGGTGTCCTACAGATTCAAACGTTTGTCCTACCAAGTAGATACTGTAGTTTGCAAGTTGTGAAAGTTGCTTTGGTGCCTCTCTACATCTTCAGGTAAAGTCCATAACAGTAAGTTACCACCTGGGAAGGAGGCTTGAATTGCAATGTCCAGACATCTCTTGGAGCTGCAGAGGTCTAGTTCCGAAGAACATAAAAAGCAGAGTGACCGATTCATGCTGCTGTTTTTGTCCAGGCATCCAGTATTACCACGTCTGGCAGTGTACTCCAAAGCAGTGTTCTTCAGTAGAAAAAAGGTAAGCATCACTGGAAGGGGAAGTCGGTGTCCTGACAGTCCTCAAAGAGCTCCTTTCATTCCACTTTTGTCTTATCCAATTTTCCTTAAACTGTGAAGTTTTCTTAATCAAGAGCTCTTGCAGGGCATCAGTTGTGCTTTAATGAGATCTATGGACTGGATGCTGAAAGGGAGGGATCTAAGccaccaaaaccagcacaaaattCACTACAAAGGGTGTCTTTTGCAGCCATGTTCACCCAGACAATATTCCTTTCCTAAGGAGCAAGAATCTATCTACCATTTATTTGGACTTCCACAGCGTTCGTCTTCCCCAGGGCTCCAAAATCATCCTCATATCAGGATAAACTGTTAAAACCTACAGCTCTTCCCATAGTCCTCATTCCCGCCTGCAGCTCCTCGTCAACTCATACATTTCTGTTGTCTTCCTACAGCACCCCACCAACCCTCATTACTTCTGGGATCCCTGCTAACAGCGAGAACACCACCAGC from Chroicocephalus ridibundus chromosome 14, bChrRid1.1, whole genome shotgun sequence encodes the following:
- the JPT1 gene encoding jupiter microtubule associated homolog 1, yielding MTTTTTFSGMDPSGRNSSRVLRPPGGGSNFSLGFDEPKEQPVRRNKMASSIFGTPEENPPSWAKSSGTKPGEIREHCESSGPQRRNSTDANCGDFVDPKGGDGGVETSENTEADVEAAPGQNEEKSLPAAPVPSPVAPAPAPSRRNPPGGKSSLVLG